The DNA sequence CACGAAGGTCGGAAGCCATTACCGGCGCACCTTTAAGGCGCTCAACACCGGTAACCATGGCATTATGGCCCTCTAAAGTAATTTTGGCGCCCATGCGATTAAGTTCATGAGTCTGAATCAGACGGTTTTCAAAGATAGTCTCTGTCACCATACCTACACCTTCGGCAACCGCATTCATTGCCGTAAGCTGCGCTTGCATATCTGTAGGAAATCCTGGGTATGGCGCAGTGCGCAAGCTGACTGCCTTGGGACGCTTGCCCTTCATATCCAGCTCGATCCAGTCCTCACCACAGGTAATTTCGGCACCCGCCTCTTCCAGTTTCAAGAGCACAGATTCAAGAAATTTGGGGTCAGTATCCTTGAGTTTCACACGACCGCGCGTGGCCGCCGCAGCCGCCAGGTAGGTTCCGGTCTCAATACGGTCCGGCATTACGCGGTAGCTACCGCCACCCATGCGTTCGACACCATTAATAACCAATGTATCGGTTCCGGCACCACGAACATCGCCACCCCAGGCATTGATACAGTTGGCCAGGTCCACCACTTCCGGTTCGCGGGCGGCGTTTTCAATAACGGTTTGTCCGTCAGCCAGTGCAGCTGCCATCATCAGGTTTTCAGTACCGCCCACGGTAACTGTATCCATAAAGATGTGCGCACCTTTCAGTCGACCGTCGCTGGTAGCCTTAATATAACCGCC is a window from the Porticoccaceae bacterium LTM1 genome containing:
- the murA gene encoding UDP-N-acetylglucosamine 1-carboxyvinyltransferase, with amino-acid sequence MDKLQIVGGAPLSGEIRISGAKNSALPIIAASLLAEQPVHIGNIPHLHDITTMVELLGCLGVSVVVDEKMQLEIDNSTLHSHTAPYELVKTMRASILVLGPMLARYGVANVSFPGGCAIGSRPVDLHLRGLEQMGAKVEIDGGYIKATSDGRLKGAHIFMDTVTVGGTENLMMAAALADGQTVIENAAREPEVVDLANCINAWGGDVRGAGTDTLVINGVERMGGGSYRVMPDRIETGTYLAAAAATRGRVKLKDTDPKFLESVLLKLEEAGAEITCGEDWIELDMKGKRPKAVSLRTAPYPGFPTDMQAQLTAMNAVAEGVGMVTETIFENRLIQTHELNRMGAKITLEGHNAMVTGVERLKGAPVMASDLRASASLVIAGLVADGETIVDRIYHIDRGYECIEEKMQQLGANIKRIAD